The Cellulosilyticum sp. I15G10I2 genome contains the following window.
ACACGTAGCAAGGGGAGGGCGGGGGAACTTTTATTTTGACTTGGAACGACAGTGACGGAAAAATTAAAGTTTCACCGCCCTCCCCTTGCGGCCCTATTATATCCATTGACAAAACAACTCTCCCCAAATATAATGTTAGTTAGCTAACAAATATAAAGGGAGGTAGCCTTGTGAAACCCCAAAAAACAATCGGTTTTGAAATTAACGTCCTTGCTAATCTCATCAAAAGACACATTGATAATGCCGCCGCCTCTGTTTATAAAGATATGGCGGATGTCACCAGTATGACAGGTACTAATTGGTGGGTTATGGGGTATTTGTACTGTAATCAGGAGAAAGATCTTTTTCAGAAGGATCTAGAAGAAAAATTTTCTATACGTCGTTCAACAGCCTCAAAGATTTTAACCATTATGGAATCTAAAAACCTGATAAACCGTATTCCTGTAGACTATGATGCAAGGCTCAAAAAATTGGTACTCACCGAAAAAGCTCTTATCCTTCATGATGCCTTACGTACAAAGCTAAAGGAACTGGAACTCCAGGTTACCCAAGGACTTAGTTCAGAAGAATTAGATACCCTTTTTTGTTTACTTGATAAAATTAAAAAAAATATTAAAGAATAGGCCGCCTAGTCTCAGGCGGCTAAAAAATAAGACAAATTGTTAGCCAGCTTACAACTTGTTAAAAATTAACTATAAAGGAGCTCTGATTATGTTTAAAATATTTAAACAGTTCAAAGAAAAGGAATGGCTTTTTATTCTTTTTTGTATTATTTTAATCGTCGTTCAAGTCTGGCTTGATTTAAAGCTGCCAGATTATATGGCTAAGATCACTACTTTAGTCCAGACTAAAGACAGCCAGATAAATGCTATATGGCTTTCTGGAGGCGCTATGCTTTTATGTGCCCTTGGTAGCCTTCTTACCTCATTTGTGATAGGTTTTTTTGCTTCCCAAGTAGCTGCCGGTTTATCTATGCGCCTAAGATCTATGGTTTTTAATAAAACTTTATCTTTTTCTATGGAGGAAATCAATCACTTTTCCACCTCCAGTCTGATTACCCGTTCTACCAATGATATTACCCAGATTCAGACCTTTATTGCTATGGGGCTCCAGGTTATTGTAAAAGCACCTATTCTTGCCGTCTGGGCTATTATAAAAATATCTGGCAAAAATTTTGAGTGGACCCTCGCTACAGGCGTTGCCGTAGTATTTTTGCTGATTATGCTTTCTATTATTGTCATCTTTGCCATTCCAAAATTTAAGATTGTGCAGCAGCTTACAGATAACTTAAACCGTGTAACCCGTGAACACCTTACAGGACTCCGTGTCGTCAAAGCTTATAATGCTGAAAAGTATCAAGCAGCAAAGTTTGAAAAAGCTAATCAAGATGTGACATCCACCAACCTTTTTGTAAGCCGCATAATGGCCCTCTTATTCCCTAGCATAACACTTATTATGTCTGGGCTTACCCTTTCGATCTACTGGATTGGTGCTATCCTCATTAATGCTGCTGAAGCTACGGAAAAGTTAAGGTTGTTTTCTGATATGGTGGTTTTTTCAGCTTACGCTATGCAAGTTATTATGGCGTTTATGCTCTTAAGCATGATATTCATTCTTTATCCCAGAGCCTCTGTATCTGCCAAACGTATCAATGAAGTTTTAGAAACCACATCAAAAATTATTCCTGGAAGTTATACAGGTTCTGACCAAACGCTAAAAGGTGAAATTGAATTTAAAAATGTAAGTTTTAAATACCCTGATTCCTCAGAATATGTCCTGCAAAATATTAATTTCAAGGCTCATGCTGGAGAAACTATTGCTTTTATTGGCTCCACAGGCAGCGGCAAAAGCTCCCTCATTAATCTTATTTGTCGTTTTTATGATGTGACAGAAGGAGAAATATTAGTAGATGGTGTCAATGTCAAAGCCTATACCAAAGAAGCTTTGCAAGACAAACTAGGTTATGTTTCTCAGCGTGCAGTTATGTTTACAGGTACTATAAACTCTAATCTGACCTATGGTAGAAATACTACGAACTCAGAATCTGCTGCTCTTACTCAAAAAGCCCTTAATATCTCCCAGTCCAGTGAATTTGTTGAAAAAATGGAAGGGACTTATGACGCCCCTATTTCCCAAGGCGG
Protein-coding sequences here:
- a CDS encoding MarR family winged helix-turn-helix transcriptional regulator; translation: MKPQKTIGFEINVLANLIKRHIDNAAASVYKDMADVTSMTGTNWWVMGYLYCNQEKDLFQKDLEEKFSIRRSTASKILTIMESKNLINRIPVDYDARLKKLVLTEKALILHDALRTKLKELELQVTQGLSSEELDTLFCLLDKIKKNIKE
- a CDS encoding ABC transporter ATP-binding protein — translated: MFKIFKQFKEKEWLFILFCIILIVVQVWLDLKLPDYMAKITTLVQTKDSQINAIWLSGGAMLLCALGSLLTSFVIGFFASQVAAGLSMRLRSMVFNKTLSFSMEEINHFSTSSLITRSTNDITQIQTFIAMGLQVIVKAPILAVWAIIKISGKNFEWTLATGVAVVFLLIMLSIIVIFAIPKFKIVQQLTDNLNRVTREHLTGLRVVKAYNAEKYQAAKFEKANQDVTSTNLFVSRIMALLFPSITLIMSGLTLSIYWIGAILINAAEATEKLRLFSDMVVFSAYAMQVIMAFMLLSMIFILYPRASVSAKRINEVLETTSKIIPGSYTGSDQTLKGEIEFKNVSFKYPDSSEYVLQNINFKAHAGETIAFIGSTGSGKSSLINLICRFYDVTEGEILVDGVNVKAYTKEALQDKLGYVSQRAVMFTGTINSNLTYGRNTTNSESAALTQKALNISQSSEFVEKMEGTYDAPISQGGTNLSGGQKQRLSIARAIYKQPEIYIFDDSFSALDYKTDRILRSKLKEDTAEATKLIVAQRIGTIKDADKIIVLDEGQIVGMGRHEELLKSCLIYQEIAYSQLSKEELENE